In the Candidatus Hydrogenedentota bacterium genome, GAAGGATCATGCGGGGCGCAAAGCAGAGATTGCAAGCGAAGGTCGATCGTTCTTCAATCGATCAGTCCGATCCGTCTGATCGGTCCGATGGATCCATGATATGTGCGGCGTGACAGCGCCGTGCTGCGCACTTCCAGCCTTCGTAGTAGCAAATGCGCTCCACGGCTCGGACAAGCACTAGCTGCGCGCGCTCCGGCACTTCCAGGTTGTGCCCTGCGGTGCGGCCCCAGAACCAGCGGAGGTCCTTGAATAGCGAGCGTACCCCCGTTACGGTGGGGCGAATGGACAGCACGCTCCAGTGGTTGTCGCCTTCCCATTGTTGCCACTCGGGATTGCGCTCGGCGGGACTGAGCATGCGCCGCGCCACGAGGCCGCAGCCGAAGCCGTAGTTCTTCCATGTGCGGCGAAAACTCTTCCACGTATCGCGGTAGTCATGGCGAACCCGCGCATCGGGCGCAAAGGCGAAGCGGTAGCCCCGTTTGTAGAGGGCGATGCTCGCGGCAACATCTTCGCCGCCTGGCGTGGGAATGTCGGACGGGAATCCCCCGGCTTCACGAAGAACGTCGCGCCGGTAAACGCAATTGCAGGTCACGAGATAGGGGATGGGGAAGTGCTCGGAGACGATGGGCTGTAGGCTGCTATTGACCGTGTTGTACAGTGCGAAGAGACTCTCGGCATTGTAAGGCGCGACCGGCCCACCCACGCCTGCGATAGCGTCGCTGGTGAAACCCGCAATGAGGGCGGAAAGCCAGTGCTCACCCACAACACAATCCGTATCGGTAAATGCCACGAATTCGCCTTGGGCTTCTTCCACGCCGCGATTGCGCGCCGCGCCGGGGCCCTGGTTGCGGTCCTGTCGAAAATAACGGCAGGAGATTTCCGGATGAGCGGCGATCCACGCCGCCACTACGGGCCCGGTGGCGTCGGGCGAGGCGTCGTCGACGATGATGATCTCAAAGGACGGCGCATTGACCAAGGTGGTAAGCGAGTCGAGCAGGCGAGCGAGCAGGCGGGCCTGATTGTACGCGGGGACAACAACGGAGACGGCGGGATTCATAGCGCGTTTCCAATGAGAGAAACAACCGGTCTGTCGAGGTGGCTCCCAGGTCGTGCCACGCGATTCGGCAACGCCGATTCGTGTGCCATGAAGGAGGGAAATTCGATGCAGCGATCACGGGTCAGCGCGAGCGTCGTGTTCCACGGAGGCGATTGTGTGACGTGGTGCTCCGAAGCGATCTCCGGGGGCCACCCACACGCGGCGGAGCGCAGCGGGGGAGCTTGTGGGTGATTTGACTCTGCTCTTGCGAAATACCTTGATTGCGCGGAGAGATCATAAAAGCATCGGCCAGCGGGAGCACGGACTTTCCAGTCCGTGACTTTCGTGCGACTTCGTCGCACGATACGCGGGTAAGAAAACCCGCGCTCCCGATTGGCGACTGCTTTGGCGGGAAAATTCACGGCCTCTAAGAATTGCCACGAGGTTGGAAGTCGCTGTGATTGCAGATGTCCACTTTGCCTCGGACAGGAATGTCCAAGATCCGTTGTGCCGTTCCTTCCAGATTTCGTGGGCGGAATGGCGAAAACCTCGCCATACGCACACGAACCGGCGTTGCCGGATCGCGTGGCACGACTTCGGATATCTAATGCGATG is a window encoding:
- a CDS encoding glycosyltransferase, which gives rise to MNPAVSVVVPAYNQARLLARLLDSLTTLVNAPSFEIIIVDDASPDATGPVVAAWIAAHPEISCRYFRQDRNQGPGAARNRGVEEAQGEFVAFTDTDCVVGEHWLSALIAGFTSDAIAGVGGPVAPYNAESLFALYNTVNSSLQPIVSEHFPIPYLVTCNCVYRRDVLREAGGFPSDIPTPGGEDVAASIALYKRGYRFAFAPDARVRHDYRDTWKSFRRTWKNYGFGCGLVARRMLSPAERNPEWQQWEGDNHWSVLSIRPTVTGVRSLFKDLRWFWGRTAGHNLEVPERAQLVLVRAVERICYYEGWKCAARRCHAAHIMDPSDRSDGSD